In Carnobacterium sp. CP1, the following are encoded in one genomic region:
- a CDS encoding phosphatidate cytidylyltransferase, with product MKQRVITAVLALIVFVPIVYLGAWPLEIVVALLGLIGLYELIRMKGHTIFSIQGLVASIALLLILLPVERWSMLTSIYSIETWFYICGLILMVATVFSKNHFTFDDAAVAILGSIYIGYGFKYFLLIRSEGLPLLLLALFIVWATDIGAYLFGRQFGKHKLAPSISPNKTIEGSVGGIVSAIVVAGLFFMIYPLDFSLGWCMLLAAVISVAGQLGDLVESAFKRHYQVKDSGKLLPGHGGILDRFDSILFALPVLHLLTLI from the coding sequence TAGAAATTGTTGTCGCATTACTGGGGTTAATTGGGTTATATGAATTAATTAGAATGAAAGGACACACGATTTTTTCCATTCAAGGTCTAGTTGCTAGTATAGCGTTACTGCTCATTTTGCTGCCTGTTGAGCGCTGGTCCATGCTCACTTCAATTTATTCTATAGAAACATGGTTTTACATTTGCGGATTGATTTTGATGGTTGCTACAGTTTTTTCAAAAAATCATTTTACTTTCGATGATGCTGCTGTTGCTATTTTAGGTTCGATTTATATTGGTTATGGTTTTAAATATTTTTTATTGATACGATCAGAAGGTTTGCCATTATTATTATTAGCATTATTTATCGTCTGGGCAACCGATATCGGAGCGTACTTATTTGGCCGGCAATTCGGAAAACACAAATTGGCTCCTAGTATCAGCCCAAATAAAACCATTGAAGGTTCAGTTGGTGGTATAGTTAGTGCGATCGTAGTCGCGGGGTTGTTTTTCATGATTTATCCGTTAGATTTTTCATTAGGTTGGTGTATGTTGTTGGCAGCTGTAATATCTGTTGCTGGACAATTAGGAGACTTAGTGGAGTCTGCTTTTAAACGTCATTATCAAGTAAAAGATTCTGGTAAATTATTGCCAGGTCACGGAGGCATTCTTGATCGTTTTGACAGTATTTTATTTGCTTTACCAGTGTTGCATTTACTGACACTGATTTAA